Below is a window of Pseudomonas monteilii DNA.
CGTGGAAGGCGATCTCACGGGGCATGGTGCAGTCCTTGTGCCGGCATCAGCGGCGAACGGGGGTCGAGCAGCGAACTGCGGATGAAGTGCAGGTAGCTTTGCACCCGGCGCAGCACCGAGGTGTCGAAATGCCGGGCGAAAGGCTCGTCGGCGGCCTGGACGCTGGCGATCGCCTGGTCGACCGCCCACAGTGCACGTTCGTGGTTGCCGGCGTTCGGTTGCAGGAACAGCCGCGCTAATGCGCGCCCCATCACCCGGATCGCCTGGCGCCAGGGTTGCCAGTCGGCGTAGGCCGGGTGCACCGGCACGCTCGCCTGCTCCTTGCGCAGCTCGATGATCGCGTGCCCGATCTCCAGCACCGCGAACATCCAGCGCAGCAGTTCGCCCTGGACCTGGGGCTGGCCGGCCGCCAGCCCATAGGCCTGGTGCAGCAGGTCGCGGGTGCGGCTGTCGAAGGCCGAGCCCAGGCCACGCAGGCGGCCACTGATCGCCCACAGCACCTGCTCGCGCAGCTCGCGTTGCAGGCGAGTCCACAGCCAGCGGCTGTTGGGCGGCAGGATGATCGCGCCGGCCGCCGCGCAGACCAGCATCCCCAGGAGCATGCCCAGGTAATCGTTGATGAAGCTGTAGGGGTCGTACACCGTCAGGTTATTGGGCACGCTGCCGATGGCGAAGAACACCAGCAGGCCGACGCCATAGCCGGCGTAGGCCGGGCGCGAAGCGAGAAAGGCACCGAGCGCGAACACCGGCGCCAGCACCAGGCAGAGCAAGGGAAAGCCGTCGATCCACGGAAACACGAAGAAGGTCTCGAAAAAGCCCACCAGCGCCCCGAGCAAGGTGCCGCATGCCATCTGGAACGACAGCCGCCGGGGGTTGGGCGAGGCGGCCGAGAGGCCGGCGGTGACCGTGGCGATCAACGTCATCATCGCCCCGCTCGGCCAGTCGCTGAGCAGCCAGTAGCTGCCCAGCAGCAACAGCACCGCCGCGCCACGGATCCCGGCCGCCAGCGATACCAGCCAGCTGGTCTGGGCCACGTAGGGCTCGTCCCAGCGCTCGCGTTCGTGGGTGTGGGCGGCCAGTGACGCATGGGTCTGGGCATAGCTGTAGAGGTCGTCGATGAAGCGGTACAACAGCTCGAAGGCGGTATGGAAGTCGAGCAGTTCCGCCTCGCTCGGCGCGCGCTCCAGAAAGGCAGCGCGCAGGGCGCGGACCTGCCCTTGCAGGCCGTCCTTGTAGGCCGCCAGCTCCAGGGTCAGGCGCACGGCATCGGCGTCGGTCAAGGCACGTCCGGCATAGGGCGCGAGCAGCTCGCGCAGGGTGTCCAGGCCGGGGGCAAGCGCATCGACGATCTGCGACGGCCCGCGCAGGCGCAGGCGTTCGAGCAGCTGGTGCAGGGCGTTGAAGCGCGTGCCGATGGCCATGAACTCGCTGTTCATGCGCATCAGGCGACCGCTGCGTCGGCGCATGTGCGGGTCTTCGAAGGCGGTGACGTTGCGCAGGCTCTCCAGCCCCACGGCCTCGGCGATGAAACGCACGCTGTCCTGCTCGAAGCGCTCACGCGAACCCGCCCCGCGCAGGGCCTCGACGACGAAGCCGGCGAACGCGCCGAAACGCTGGTACAGGGCGTTGCGCATGGCCGCGCTGGCCGACTGCGGCAGGATCGCGGCGCTGACCAGGGTCGAGACCAGAATCCCCAGGCAGATCTCCAGCACCCGCCAGACGGCGGCCATGAAGGCGGCCTGCGGGTGTTCCAGCACCGGCAGGCCGATCATCGCCGCGGTATACCCGGCCAGCACGAAGCCGTAGGCGCGGAAGGTGCGGTAGCGCATCGCCCCGGCCGAGCACAGGCCGACCCACAGCGCCAGGCTGGGCAGGAACAGTTCGGTGTTCTGCGGAAACCAGGCGATCAGCGTGACCATCATCGCCGAGCCGGCCAGGGTACCGAGGATGCGGTAGAAACTCTTGGCCAGGACATGGCCGCTCTGGGGCTGCATGACGATGAACACGGTGATCATCGCCGTGCGCGGCTGCGGCAGTTCCAGGCGCATGGCCAGCCACAGCGTCAGGAAGGCGGCGACCAGCACCTTGACGATGTAGACCCAGGTCACCCCATCGGTGCGCGCCCAGGCAAAGAACCCGCGACGCCACTCCAGGTTGCCCAGCCAGCGGATCGGCGACTGGACCAGGCTCATCGACTGGCCGCCTGGCGCGCGAAGACAGCCAGCGCGGCAGGCGCAGCCGGTGCAGCTTCCTGGCGAACTTCAGGCACGTCGCGCCCAGCCTGCACGCCACCGCCCAAGGCCGTCACCAATTCGGCCTGCGCCACCAGGCGCGCCGCCTGCACCTGGCGTTCGATCTGCTGCTGGCGGAACAGCAGCGTCTGGGCATTGAGCACTTCCAGGTAGCCGGTCAGGCCGCGCTCGAAGGCCAGCGTGGCGATGTCGAAGGTCTTGCGGGCGGTGGCGACCGATTCGGCGGCCAGGCGCGCCTGCACGTCCAGCGAGTCACGGCGGATCAACTGGTCCGACACCTGGCGGAGCGCGTTCACCAGGGTCTGGTCGTACTGGGCGACGGCCTCGTCGTACCCCGCTGCGGCCACGCCCAGGCGCGCACGCAGACGTCCGCCGTCGAACACCGGCAGGCTGAGGGCGGGGCCGGCGCTGTAGTTGAACTTGCGGCCCTGGAGGAAGGACAGCGCGCCGCCGCCCGTGGCGACGAAGCCCAGACCCGCGACCAGGTCGACGTTGGGCAGGAAATCGGCGTGGGCGATGTCCAGGCCCCGTGCCTGGGCGGCCACCTGCCAACGACGGGCGACCACGTCCGGGCGCTGGCCCAGCAGCTGCGCGGGCAGCGCCGACGGCAAGCCGATCGGAGCGCCCAGGTTCAGCTGCGGTCGGTCCAGGCTGGCGCCGGCGCCTGGCCCCTGGCCTGCCAGCGCGGCCAGCTGGTTGCGCGCCAGGGCGATGGCTTCGTCCAGGGCGTCGAGCTGGCGGTGGGTTTCCGGCAGCGGTGCCTGTGCCTGGCTCAGTTCGAATTCGGTGCCGATGCCAGCCGCCAGGCGGCGCTCGGCCAGGGCGACGATCTGCTCCTGCTGGCGCAGCTCATCGCTGACGATGTCGCGGCGGGCGAACTGCAGCGACAGGCCGATGTAGGTCTTGACCACGGTGTTCTGCAACTCGAGTTCGGCCTGGCGAGCCTCGGCCACGCGCATGTGGGCCTGATCCAGGGCCTGCTCGCTGGCATTGCGCTCACGGCCCCATAGGTCCAGGGCATAGCTCAAGCCGAGGTTGGCCTGGTTGTCCCAGGTCTCGGCCCCTGACAGCGCGCCCGGGCCATAGAACTGATCCTGCGGCCAGGCATGGCGCTTGAGCGTCGCCTGGGCGATGCCTTGCAGGTGCTCGTCGGCCTCGACCACGCCGGCCAGCGCCTTGGCCTGGCGCACGCGCGCGGCCGCCAGGGCCAGGCTTGGGCTGCCGGCCAGCGCCAGGTCGACCCAGTGATCGAGCTGCGCGTCCCCGAAGGCGTGCCACCACTGCTGGGCGGGCCAGTCCGCCTCGCGCACGGCGTCGCGAATGGCGTGGTCGATGGCCAGACCATCGGCCGAAGGGGCATTGCTCTGGGGCGCGATGCCCGCGGTGGAAAGACAGCCAGTCAAGGTCAAAGCGAGAACACAGACGCTGAGCGCAGGGAGCGCTCCGATGAGGCGACGCGGCACGACGGCGGTTTCCAGGCAGGAAGAGAGGGCGGCGCCATTCTAGGAGGCGGGCGCGCTGGCGATAAGCAGACATTCCTGCGAATCTTTGTTACCGAAAACGCGATAATCAGGCTTTCGTCTGACGGTCGCTGCTGGCGTCTTCGTGTCACAATCGGTCGTCTACTTCGAGAGCGACCCATGGACACCCTGCAAAACATGCGTGCCTTCAGCTGTGTGGCCCAAGTGGGCAGCTTCACCGCCGCTGCCGCGCAACTGGACACCACCACCGCCAATGTCTCCCGTGCGGTTTCCAACCTGGAAGCGCACCTGCAGACGCGTCTGCTCAACCGCACCACCCGGCGCATCGCCTTGACCGAGGCGGGCAAGCGCTACCTGATGCGCTGCGAACAGATCCTCACCTATGTCGAGGAAGCCGAGGCCGAGGCCAGCGACGCCCATGCCCGCCCGGCGGGCGTGCTCAAGGTGCACTCGATGACCGGCGTCGGCCAGCACTTCGTGGTCGACGCCATCGCGCGCTACCGCGAAACGCACCCGGACGTCACCTTCGACCTGACCATGGCCAACCGCGTCCCGGACCTGCTCGACGAGGGCTACGACGTGTCCATCGTGCTGGCCAGCGAACTGCCCGATTCGGGTTTCGTGTCGCAGCGCCTGGGCATCACCTACAGCATCGTCTGCGCCTCGCCGGACTACGTGGCGCGTCATGGCGTGGCGCAACGCCCCGCGGACCTGACCCAGCATGCCTGCCTGCGCATGGTCAGCCCGGTGATCCCGCTGGAGAAATGGAGCTTCGACGGGCCCCAGGGGCAAGAGGTGGTGACCATTGCCCAGTCCCCGTTCCAGGTCAATTCCGCCGACGCCATGAAGGTGGCGATCCGCAGCGGCATGGGCGTGGGCGTGCTGCCGATCTATTCGGCCATCGACGGTCTGCGCGATGGCAGCCTGGTGCGGGTGATGCCGGACTACCGTTTGCAGGAACTGAACCTGTACGCGATCTACCCGTCGCGGCAGTACCTGGATGCCAAGATCAAGACCTGGGTGGAGTACCTGCGCAACTCCCTGCCGGAGATCCTCGCGGCACACGAGGCGGACCTCAAGACTCACGAGCTGCTGATCGCCAATTGAAAACAGGGGTGTCTGCTCGGGGGTGGGAATGGTAGGTTGCTACGAACCGTACCCTTCCCCGCCACCCCTCTTGCAGAAAGGTTGTCCGATGAAAAAAACCGTCCTCGCCTTCAGCCGCATCACGCCCGCCATGGCCGAGCGCCTGCGGCACGATTTCGACGTGATCCTGCCCGACCCCAAGCAAGGCGACCTCAACGCCCAGTTCAACGAAGCGCTGCCCCAGGCCCATGGCCTGATCGGCGTGGGCCGCAAGCTCGGTCGGACGCAGCTCGAAGGCGCGGGCAAGCTGGAAGTGGTGTCGAGCGTCTCGGTCGGCTACGACAACTATGACCTGGACTACTTCAACGAACGCGGTATCGCGCTCACCAACACCCCCGACGTGCTGACCGAAAGCACCGCCGACCTGGGCTTTGCGCTGATCATCGGCAGCGCCCGGCGCGTCGCCGAGCTGGATGCGTGGACCAAGGCCGGCCACTGGCAGGCCAGCGTCACCCCGAACCTGTTCGGCAGCGACGTGCATGGCAAGACCCTGGGCATCGTCGGATTGGGCAACATCGGCGCGGCCATCGCGCGGCGTGGGCGCCTGGGCTTCGGCATGCGTGTGCTGTACACCGGCAACAGCCGCAAGACCGCGCTGGAGCAGGAGCTGGGCGCCGAGTACCGCAGCCTCGAGCAATTGCTGGGCGAGTCCGACTTCGTCTGCCTGGTGGTACCGCTGAGCGAGGCCACGCGTCACCTGATCGGTGCGCGCGAACTGAAGCTCATGAAACCCAGCGCCTTCCTGATCAACATCGCCCGTGGCCCGGTGGTGGACGAAGCGGCGCTGATCGAAGCCTTGCAATCGGGCACCATCCGCGGCGCCGGCCTGGACGTCTACGAGAAGGAGCCCTTGGCCGACTCGCCGCTGTTCAGGCTGCCCAATGCGCTGACCCTGCCCCATGTCGGCTCGGCCACCGCCGAGACCCGCGAGGCCATGGCCAACCGCGCCCTGGACAACCTGCGCGCGGCACTGCTGGGCGAGCGACCGCGGGATCTGGTCAATCCGCAGGTCTGGAAGGGCTGACGCCCGCTCGAAGGCCGTTTTCCAGGCCCGGTATCGCCGTGGCTCCCTTACGGGCGCGGCATGGCCAGTGGCTCGGGTAGCCGCGCCCTGGGCTTGCGAAACACCCAGACATTGCCCGCCATCACCAGGACCAGGCCTGCAAGCGCAGGCGCGGTCCACTGATAGCCCTCCACCGCCGCCGACACGTTGAGCGCCACCAGCGGGAACAGCACCGTGCAGTAGGCGGCGCGCTCCGGTCCCAGGCGTCCGACCAACGTCAGGTAGGCGGTGAAGCCGATCACGGAGCCTGGGATGGCGAGGTACAACAAGGCGCCCACGTAGCGACCGTTCCACTCGACGGTGAAGGGGATGCCGTCGATCAGGCAGTAAAGCCCCAGCGCCAACGCGCCATACAGCATGCCCCAGGCATTGGTCGTCATCGGCTTGAGCCCGGCGCGCTGCTGCACGCTCGACAGCAGGTTGCCGGCCGAGAAACACAGCGTGCCGGCCAGTGCCAGGCCGACGCCGATCAACGTGCGCTCGCTGACGCTGTGGTGACTCAACTCCGGCCAGAACAGCAACCCCAGCCCCAGCAGGCCGAGGGCGGCACCGCCGAGCACGTTGCTGGCGATCTTCTGCTTGAAGAACACGCGTGCGTTCAGGGCATTCCACACGGTTGCGGTAGAGAACACCACCGCGATCAGCCCACTGGCAATCCACTGGCTGGCCGTGAGAAAACACAGGAAGTTGACGCAGAACAGGCACAACCCTTGTGCCAGACAGATCAGGTGCGCGCGCCGGTCCATGCGCTGGAGACGGCCACTGAGCACCAGCAAGGCGAACAGGATCAGCGCGGCCAGGGCGAAGCGATAGACGATCGAGACCGGAATGGGCACCACGCCGAGCTGCCATTTCAGGGCGATCCAGGTAGTACCCCAGATCAGGACGGTCAGCAGGTACAGCGACAGGTTCATAGGGACGCTCCTCGGGTCAGGCGGTCAGTGTCGATCGGTGATCGGCCGGGCGCTTGCACAAACTTGCGGTTTTGCGCAGCGCCCCGCTGCCCTGGCAGGCATCTCGCAGTACGATGGGCTCGGAGGAAGCACCCATGACCGCCTTGAACCAGCTAGACGTCTTCAACAGCATGCAGGCTTCGCCCAACGCGCGCCTGGAACTGAGCGCGACCTTGGACACCGGCATGGCGGCCGCGGTGTGGCGCAACCGTGACGACGCCCGCGACTACTTGGCGCCGACCCATCACACCTTGTCGTGCTACATCGCCGATGGTACCGGCACCTTCCGGCGCCAACGGCCCGGTGCAAAGGGCGCGCCGAACAAGCTGTGCGTGATGCCGGCGGGCCACGAGTCCAACTGGGTGGTCAACGGGGCGATCCGCCTGGCGCACCTGTACGTCAGCGAAGAACAGTTCGCCCTGGGCTGCGTGCGCCTGCTCGACCGTGAACCGCGGGAGCTGCAACTGCACGAGGCGACGTTCCTCGACGATCCCCTCCAGGCAGCGCGTTTTCATGGGTTGATCGCACTGGATTGGCAGGAGCCTGGGGAACGACTGCTGGCCAGCAGCCTGGGACAGGCGATCATCGACCATGCGCTGCTGGGGCAAGTGGGGCTGCGCCAGGGCGTACGTTTGACGGGAGGGCTGGCACCGCATCAGCGTCGGCACCTGGTGGACTACATCGAGGCGCACCTGGATCAACCGCTGACACTGGACGAACTGGCGCTGCGCTGCCACCTGTCCAGCTACCACTTCGCCCGCATGTTCCGCACCAGCTTCGCCCTGCCGCCCCATCGCTACGTGCTGGCCCGTCGCCTGGCCCGGGGCTGCCAATGGTTGCGCGACAGTGACCTGCCCTTGGGCCAGGTGGCGCTGCTGTGCGGGTTCGCCAGCGCCAGCCATTTCAGCAATCGGTTCCGCGCCGCGCTGGGCGCGACCCCAAGCGATTACCGCGCGACCTTTCGAGGCTCACGCCGGCCATAGCGCCAGGACCGGCCCCAGCACCACACTGAGCAGCGCCAGCCCCAGCAACAGCCGTGGCTGGTACGGCAGGCCGAAGACCCAGACGAGCAGCCCGGCCATCGACACGGCCATCCACTGCACCAGGCCATAGGCCCAGCCCTGCTCTTGTATGGCCAGCAGGAGCGAAACGAACAGCAACGCCCACCCCACGCCCCGTCTCAGGCGCGACTGCGCAAGGGTGGGCTTGCGCTTGAGCACGTCATGGGCGTGCTTGTCCATCGCCAGGCACAAGGCGGCAAACCCGGCAAACGCCAGCATGGCCACGCTGAGCATCAGCGGGCCTCCACGTCGGTCATGGCCTCACGGGCAGCCTGGACGGTCCGGGGCGCGCGCTTGACCACGTGGGGTGCGACGAGCATGCGCCGCGCGGTCCAGGCCAATAGCAGACCGGTGACCAGCGCCGTCAGGTCGAAGCCGGCCATGGCCCAGTCGCCGACGGCCAGGGAATGGTTCAAGCCTTGGCCGGTGGTCAGGCCATTGAGCAGCGGCAGGCCGGCGAACGCCAGCGCGCCCAGCGTCAGTTGCTCGCCCCAGGCGCGACGCCCGGGGCGCAGCGCGGCATGCACCAGCGCCAGGGCCCAGACGATGAAGAAGGCGTTCACCTCCCCGTCGGCGCGCCCTTCGAGGGTCATCGGCAGCAACCGGTTGGCCCAGAAGAATGCGGCCACCCCGAGCAGCAGGCCGCTCATGCTGGCGATGTTGAGCACCTCCACCAGGCGCAGCTCACCGGGCAGGCTCGGCTGCTTGGCGTGCTTGAGCTGCCGCTTGCCCAGCCACATCACCAGCCCCGTGCCGATCACTGCGGTGCCGGCCACGCCGAAGACGGCGTACAGCCAGCGCAGCCAAGGGCCGGCATAGTTGCCCATGTGCAGGCCGACGAAGGTGAAGGAGGTCATCATGGCGACGCTTTCCGGCGCGCCCTGCGACAGCGTGGCGCCACTGACGCCATCGAACGTCCATGTCTCGCTGCGCTTGTAGGCCACATGGTCGGCCGCCGAACGGGTAAAGCTCACGCGGGCATTCTGGTCATTGGGGTTCTGCACCTGGATGAAGCCCATGCGCGCCCCCGGCACCTGTGTCTGTACCTTGGCGTACAGGGCTGGCAACGAGGTCAGGGGGGACGCGGCACCGGCAGCGGGCACGGTCTGGTCACGCCCGAACAGGTCGGCGAAGTAGCCGTCGGCGCTGCCGTAGCTGGCGAGGATGCCGGCCGGCATGACCATGTACATGAAGATCACCAGACTGCTGTAGCTGATCATCAGGTGGAACGGCAGCACCAGTACGCCGATGGCGTTGTGGCCGTCCAGCCAGGAGCGCTGCCCCTTGCCTGGGCGGAAGGTGAAGAATTCCTTGAAGAACTTCTTGTGGGTGATGATCCCGGTCACCAGCCCCAGCAGCATGATGAAGGCACAGAAGGTCGACAGCCAGCGGCCCCAGGGGTGCGGCATCTCCAGCTGGAAGTGGAAGCGGTAGAAGAACTCCCCGCCTCGGCTCTCGCGGGCCTCGACGACCTCCCCGCTGCGCGCGTCGAGTTCCTTGCCCGTGAAGCCTCGGCGGCCGACCGCGTTCTTGTCGCGCCAGTTGACGCTGATGGCCGGCTCGCGCTCGCTGGGCAGGCGGATGAACCAGCTGCTGGCGTCGCCCGCGTTGGCCTGCAGGTAGCGCTGGGCCACGGCCAGGCTGGCAGCCGGATCGAGCGCATGCCGCTGGATTTCCGGCTTGCTCCAGTGGCTGATCTCTTCCTTGAAGTACGAGAGCGTCCCGGTCAGGAAGATCGCGAACAGCAACCAGCCGAAGATCAGGCCGAGCCAGGTGTGCAACCAGGCCATCGCCTGGCGGAAGCCCTCTTTCATGGGTGCGCCATCCCGTAGAGCAGGCCATTGATCGCGCCCAGCACCAGACTCGGCGTCAGCACACCGACCCAGGCGCGCCAGGCGCTGCGGCAGGCGAAGCACCAGAGAAAGGCCAGCACGTAGAAGACGAACGACAGCATCGAGCCGATCAGCACGGCATCGACCTGCGGCCCCGGGATCAGCAACGCCAGGCACACACTGACCATCGATGCCAGCAGGTAGCCCCCCAGCAAGGCGGCCAGGCAGCGCGAGGCGACGGCCAGTCGATAACCGAGCGTGAGCCCGGCGGCGTTGCTTTTCATCGAACGTATCCAGAGGGAGGGCAAGGGTTGCGATAATAATGAGTTGGATTCTCATATGCAAAGCAGCACCGTACGTTTTCCTTGCCGCTCCTCTTCACGCACTCTAAAATGCGAACAATTCTCGATCCCACTCGCGCCTGCCTGGTGCTGGAGTCAGCATGGCGGTTCCCCACCCTACCCCTTTGGTCGAAGGCCTCTACCGAGACCACCATCGCTGGCTGACCGGTTGGCTGCGGCAGCGCCTGGGCTGCCCGCACAATGCCGCAGACCTGGCGCAGGACACCTTCGTCAAGCTGCTGCATGCGCGGGAAACGCCCCAGTTGATCGAGCCCCGCGCCTTTCTGGTGACCATCGCCAAACGGGTCATGTGCAACCACTTCCGGCGTCAGGAACTCGAGCGGGCCTACCTGCAGGCCTTGGCGCAGGTCCCTGAGGCCTGTGTGCCCAGTGAGGAACACAAAGCGATCATCTTCGAAACGCTGCTCGAGCTCGACCGGTTGCTCGATGGCTTGCCGGGCCTGGTCAAGCGCGCGTTCCTGCTGTCGCAGGTCGATGGGTTGGGTCAGTCCGAGATCGCCGTGCAGCTGGGGATCTCGCTGGCCACGGTCAAGCGGTATCTGCACAAGGCAGCCTTGCGCTGTTATTTCGCCCTGTGAGCCGTTCCTTCGCCCCTTCCGTGGCCGAGCAGGCCGTGCACTGGCTGCTCGCCTCGCAGGATGACGACTTCGGCCCGCGCCAGCAGGCGGCCTTTGCTGACTGGCTCGAAGCCGACCCGGAGCATCGCCGCGCCTGGGAACACATCCAGCAGGTCAACCGACGCTTTCGCACGGTCGCCTCACCGGTCCTTCATGCCACCTTGCAAGCGCCGCCCTCGCCCGCGCGACGACACGCGCTCAAGGCCCTGCTGCTGGCAGGTGTGGTGACCGGGTGCGGGTTGGGTCTGCAAACGCACCCGTCGATGCCGCACCTGCTGGCCGACTACCGCAGCCCGCTCGGTCAGCGTCGGCGCCTGACCCTGGACGATGGCAGCCTGTTGCAACTGAACACCGCCAGCGCCGCCGATGTGCAGGTCACCGCACAGGCGCGTCACGTCAGGTTGCTGGAGGGCGAAGCGCAGCTCGACGTGCGCGCCGCGTCGCGACCTTTGTCGCTGGAAACGGCCGGTGGGCGGCTGCAGCTCGAACACGGGCGGTTCAACGTGCGCCGGTTCATGGGCTACAGCCATGTGTCAGTGCTCGACGGTGTGGCGGTCCTGCACGGCCAGGGTTTGCAGGCAGGGCAGCAGGCCCGGCTGCTGGAGGACCGGTGGCAGGCGGTGGCGCCCCTGGACCCCAACGTCGGCGCCTGGGTCGATGGCATGCTCGTCGCCTCGCACATGCGCCTGGCGGACTTTCTCGACGAGCTGTCGCGCTATCGCCCCGGTCGGCTAGGGTGCAGCGAGCGCATCGCGGGGCTGCGCGTATCCGGCTCGTACCCCCTAGACGACAGCGAGCGCATCCTGCGCATGCTCAGCGTGGCCCTGCCCGTACGGGTTCGGCGCTTCACGCGCTACTGGGTTCAGGTAGAGCCGGCCTGACCTGGACCACACGGCTGCCGATTTTTTTCATCGCGTGTGAGCCATTTCGTCGACCTCGCGTGACAGACAAGGCAAAGACCCACTTTCGAAGGATGTCCGCTTCATGCCTCTGCCACGCACGCCCTGCCTCCCAGCGTTGCTGTTCGCCACCAGTCTAGTGCTCACCGTACCCGCCGTGCAGGCGGCCGAGACGCGCACGTATCACATCGCTGCCGGTGGGCTCGAGGATGCCCTGAACCAGTTCGGCCGGCAGAGCGGCGTGTTGATCGCCTATGGCTCAGCCTTGACCCAGGGCCTGCTCAGCCCTGGCCTGGAGGGCACCTATGAGGTCGCCGCCGGTCTGGAGGCGCTGTTGCGCGGCAGCGGCCTGCAGGCACAGCCAAATGCCGGCGGCTATACCTTGG
It encodes the following:
- a CDS encoding fusaric acid resistance protein yields the protein MSLVQSPIRWLGNLEWRRGFFAWARTDGVTWVYIVKVLVAAFLTLWLAMRLELPQPRTAMITVFIVMQPQSGHVLAKSFYRILGTLAGSAMMVTLIAWFPQNTELFLPSLALWVGLCSAGAMRYRTFRAYGFVLAGYTAAMIGLPVLEHPQAAFMAAVWRVLEICLGILVSTLVSAAILPQSASAAMRNALYQRFGAFAGFVVEALRGAGSRERFEQDSVRFIAEAVGLESLRNVTAFEDPHMRRRSGRLMRMNSEFMAIGTRFNALHQLLERLRLRGPSQIVDALAPGLDTLRELLAPYAGRALTDADAVRLTLELAAYKDGLQGQVRALRAAFLERAPSEAELLDFHTAFELLYRFIDDLYSYAQTHASLAAHTHERERWDEPYVAQTSWLVSLAAGIRGAAVLLLLGSYWLLSDWPSGAMMTLIATVTAGLSAASPNPRRLSFQMACGTLLGALVGFFETFFVFPWIDGFPLLCLVLAPVFALGAFLASRPAYAGYGVGLLVFFAIGSVPNNLTVYDPYSFINDYLGMLLGMLVCAAAGAIILPPNSRWLWTRLQRELREQVLWAISGRLRGLGSAFDSRTRDLLHQAYGLAAGQPQVQGELLRWMFAVLEIGHAIIELRKEQASVPVHPAYADWQPWRQAIRVMGRALARLFLQPNAGNHERALWAVDQAIASVQAADEPFARHFDTSVLRRVQSYLHFIRSSLLDPRSPLMPAQGLHHAP
- a CDS encoding RND transporter — protein: MPRRLIGALPALSVCVLALTLTGCLSTAGIAPQSNAPSADGLAIDHAIRDAVREADWPAQQWWHAFGDAQLDHWVDLALAGSPSLALAAARVRQAKALAGVVEADEHLQGIAQATLKRHAWPQDQFYGPGALSGAETWDNQANLGLSYALDLWGRERNASEQALDQAHMRVAEARQAELELQNTVVKTYIGLSLQFARRDIVSDELRQQEQIVALAERRLAAGIGTEFELSQAQAPLPETHRQLDALDEAIALARNQLAALAGQGPGAGASLDRPQLNLGAPIGLPSALPAQLLGQRPDVVARRWQVAAQARGLDIAHADFLPNVDLVAGLGFVATGGGALSFLQGRKFNYSAGPALSLPVFDGGRLRARLGVAAAGYDEAVAQYDQTLVNALRQVSDQLIRRDSLDVQARLAAESVATARKTFDIATLAFERGLTGYLEVLNAQTLLFRQQQIERQVQAARLVAQAELVTALGGGVQAGRDVPEVRQEAAPAAPAALAVFARQAASR
- a CDS encoding LysR family transcriptional regulator, coding for MDTLQNMRAFSCVAQVGSFTAAAAQLDTTTANVSRAVSNLEAHLQTRLLNRTTRRIALTEAGKRYLMRCEQILTYVEEAEAEASDAHARPAGVLKVHSMTGVGQHFVVDAIARYRETHPDVTFDLTMANRVPDLLDEGYDVSIVLASELPDSGFVSQRLGITYSIVCASPDYVARHGVAQRPADLTQHACLRMVSPVIPLEKWSFDGPQGQEVVTIAQSPFQVNSADAMKVAIRSGMGVGVLPIYSAIDGLRDGSLVRVMPDYRLQELNLYAIYPSRQYLDAKIKTWVEYLRNSLPEILAAHEADLKTHELLIAN
- a CDS encoding D-glycerate dehydrogenase (catalyzes the formation of glycolate from glyoxylate and glycerate from hydroxypyruvate), encoding MKKTVLAFSRITPAMAERLRHDFDVILPDPKQGDLNAQFNEALPQAHGLIGVGRKLGRTQLEGAGKLEVVSSVSVGYDNYDLDYFNERGIALTNTPDVLTESTADLGFALIIGSARRVAELDAWTKAGHWQASVTPNLFGSDVHGKTLGIVGLGNIGAAIARRGRLGFGMRVLYTGNSRKTALEQELGAEYRSLEQLLGESDFVCLVVPLSEATRHLIGARELKLMKPSAFLINIARGPVVDEAALIEALQSGTIRGAGLDVYEKEPLADSPLFRLPNALTLPHVGSATAETREAMANRALDNLRAALLGERPRDLVNPQVWKG
- a CDS encoding AraC family transcriptional regulator, whose translation is MTALNQLDVFNSMQASPNARLELSATLDTGMAAAVWRNRDDARDYLAPTHHTLSCYIADGTGTFRRQRPGAKGAPNKLCVMPAGHESNWVVNGAIRLAHLYVSEEQFALGCVRLLDREPRELQLHEATFLDDPLQAARFHGLIALDWQEPGERLLASSLGQAIIDHALLGQVGLRQGVRLTGGLAPHQRRHLVDYIEAHLDQPLTLDELALRCHLSSYHFARMFRTSFALPPHRYVLARRLARGCQWLRDSDLPLGQVALLCGFASASHFSNRFRAALGATPSDYRATFRGSRRP
- a CDS encoding peptidase codes for the protein MKEGFRQAMAWLHTWLGLIFGWLLFAIFLTGTLSYFKEEISHWSKPEIQRHALDPAASLAVAQRYLQANAGDASSWFIRLPSEREPAISVNWRDKNAVGRRGFTGKELDARSGEVVEARESRGGEFFYRFHFQLEMPHPWGRWLSTFCAFIMLLGLVTGIITHKKFFKEFFTFRPGKGQRSWLDGHNAIGVLVLPFHLMISYSSLVIFMYMVMPAGILASYGSADGYFADLFGRDQTVPAAGAASPLTSLPALYAKVQTQVPGARMGFIQVQNPNDQNARVSFTRSAADHVAYKRSETWTFDGVSGATLSQGAPESVAMMTSFTFVGLHMGNYAGPWLRWLYAVFGVAGTAVIGTGLVMWLGKRQLKHAKQPSLPGELRLVEVLNIASMSGLLLGVAAFFWANRLLPMTLEGRADGEVNAFFIVWALALVHAALRPGRRAWGEQLTLGALAFAGLPLLNGLTTGQGLNHSLAVGDWAMAGFDLTALVTGLLLAWTARRMLVAPHVVKRAPRTVQAAREAMTDVEAR
- a CDS encoding RNA polymerase subunit sigma — translated: MAVPHPTPLVEGLYRDHHRWLTGWLRQRLGCPHNAADLAQDTFVKLLHARETPQLIEPRAFLVTIAKRVMCNHFRRQELERAYLQALAQVPEACVPSEEHKAIIFETLLELDRLLDGLPGLVKRAFLLSQVDGLGQSEIAVQLGISLATVKRYLHKAALRCYFAL